The following coding sequences lie in one Corynebacterium humireducens NBRC 106098 = DSM 45392 genomic window:
- a CDS encoding ISL3 family transposase, giving the protein MQPTGNLVADTICRTAEIGLTITGAADAGAITIIDATPVVVTGLCPDCGHAGKLRDHILRRLVDLPVVGFPTRLHVRVPRFLCTAISCPRKIFQATLSCADDGAKLTHRVTRWILQRLAIDRMSVSATAKALGVGWALVNQVALDACRQLVYDDPHYLDGVRILGVDEHVWKHTRKPGQPSNLVTILVDLTPLVDGRGPARLLDLRPGRSAEVLRTWLQERDPGFREQVQVVTMDGFTGYASAVDQVLPDATKVMDPFHVVHLAADKLTGCRQRLQRETTGRRGRKDDPLYKYRRTLLTRTNYLTQRQKQRLDMLWATDDDYVALEVTWLFYQDMIAAYGHPKKSEGKKLMDRIINTLRKGLPKGLEELAQLGRTLWRRREDVLAYFDIGASNGPVEAINGRLEHLRGIALGFRNLNHYILRCLIHSGQLQGKINAL; this is encoded by the coding sequence GTGCAGCCTACTGGCAATCTCGTCGCCGACACCATCTGCCGCACCGCCGAGATCGGCTTGACGATCACCGGTGCCGCTGACGCCGGTGCCATCACCATCATCGACGCCACACCGGTGGTCGTCACCGGCCTCTGCCCGGACTGCGGGCATGCCGGGAAGTTGCGGGATCACATCCTCCGCCGCCTCGTCGACCTGCCGGTGGTGGGGTTCCCCACCCGTCTGCATGTCCGCGTCCCCCGCTTCCTGTGCACAGCTATCTCCTGCCCGAGGAAGATCTTCCAGGCCACACTCAGCTGTGCTGATGACGGTGCCAAGCTCACCCACCGGGTGACCCGCTGGATCTTGCAGCGCCTGGCGATTGACCGGATGAGTGTGTCCGCCACCGCCAAGGCACTTGGTGTGGGTTGGGCGCTGGTCAACCAGGTCGCACTGGATGCCTGCCGCCAGCTCGTCTATGACGACCCGCACTACCTGGACGGCGTCCGGATCCTCGGGGTCGATGAGCACGTCTGGAAGCACACCCGAAAGCCAGGTCAGCCGTCCAATCTGGTGACGATCCTCGTGGATCTCACCCCGCTGGTCGATGGGCGTGGTCCGGCCCGCCTGCTGGACCTGCGACCCGGACGTAGCGCGGAAGTGCTGCGTACGTGGCTGCAGGAACGCGACCCCGGTTTCCGGGAGCAGGTGCAGGTAGTGACGATGGATGGTTTCACCGGTTACGCCAGCGCTGTGGACCAGGTCCTGCCGGACGCGACCAAGGTCATGGATCCCTTTCACGTAGTCCATCTGGCAGCTGACAAGCTCACCGGATGCCGGCAGCGACTCCAACGGGAGACCACCGGGCGTCGTGGACGGAAAGATGACCCGCTGTACAAGTACCGCCGCACGCTACTGACCAGGACGAACTACCTGACGCAGCGGCAGAAACAGCGTCTGGACATGCTGTGGGCCACTGATGATGACTACGTGGCACTCGAGGTGACGTGGCTGTTCTATCAGGACATGATTGCGGCGTACGGGCATCCGAAGAAGTCGGAGGGCAAGAAGTTGATGGACCGGATCATCAACACCCTGCGCAAAGGCTTGCCGAAAGGTCTGGAGGAGCTGGCTCAACTCGGGAGAACCCTGTGGCGTCGGCGGGAAGATGTCCTGGCGTACTTCGATATCGGGGCGTCCAACGGTCCGGTCGAGGCCATCAACGGCAGGCTCGAGCACCTGCGGGGAATTGCCCTGGGGTTCAGGAATCTCAACCACTACATATTGAGGTGCCTGATCCACTCCGGGCAGCTGCAGGGGAAGATCAACGCACTCTAA
- a CDS encoding glyceraldehyde-3-phosphate dehydrogenase, whose translation MTAHAQPEHNNWNEKIALAQEMLPLIGQLHRNNDVVVSIFGRLLVGATDIDIIKAHRYARRVADREMKLDQTLPVLRELVDMDLGTASIDLGRLATGFEKSGGTDLRAYLDEQLADIVGKRSETEPRDVVLYGFGRIGRLLARILISREATYGGVRLRAVVVRKNSEDDIVKRASLLRRDSVHGAFDGTITVDKENNVIWANGTKIQIIYSNSPAEVDYTAYGINDAIVVDNTGIWRDREGLSQHLQSKGVSRVVLTAPGKGDLPNIVYGINDDMITDDEQIITAASCTTNGITPVLKVINDRYGVEHGHVETVHSFTNDQNLIDNFHKGTRRGRAASLNMVLTETGAAKAVSKALPEFEGKLTGNAIRVPTPNVSMAVLNLTLEKEVDREEVNNFLRKVSLHSDLRQQISYINSPEVVSTDFVGSTHAGIVDGLATIASGKHLVLYVWYDNEFGYSNQVIRIVEEVAGARPEIYPRRLEASELK comes from the coding sequence TCCACCGCAACAACGATGTCGTCGTCTCCATCTTCGGACGACTGCTTGTCGGCGCGACGGACATCGACATCATCAAGGCGCACCGTTACGCGCGCCGCGTCGCCGACCGTGAGATGAAGCTCGATCAGACCCTCCCGGTCCTGCGCGAGCTCGTCGACATGGACCTCGGCACCGCCTCCATCGACCTGGGCCGCCTGGCCACCGGCTTCGAGAAGTCCGGCGGCACCGACCTGCGTGCCTACCTGGACGAGCAGCTCGCCGACATCGTCGGCAAGCGCTCCGAGACCGAGCCGCGCGACGTCGTCCTCTACGGCTTCGGCCGCATCGGCCGCCTCCTGGCCCGCATCCTCATCTCCCGTGAGGCCACCTACGGCGGCGTCCGCCTCCGCGCGGTGGTGGTACGCAAGAACTCCGAGGACGACATCGTCAAGCGTGCCTCCCTCCTGCGCCGTGACTCCGTGCACGGCGCCTTCGACGGCACGATCACCGTCGACAAGGAGAACAACGTCATCTGGGCCAACGGCACCAAGATCCAGATCATCTACTCCAACTCCCCGGCCGAGGTCGACTACACCGCCTACGGCATCAATGACGCCATCGTGGTGGACAACACCGGCATCTGGCGCGACCGCGAGGGACTGTCCCAGCACCTGCAGTCCAAGGGCGTCTCCCGCGTCGTCCTCACCGCCCCGGGCAAGGGCGACCTGCCGAACATCGTCTACGGCATCAACGACGACATGATCACCGACGACGAGCAGATCATCACCGCCGCCTCCTGCACCACCAACGGCATCACCCCGGTCCTGAAGGTCATCAACGACCGCTACGGCGTCGAGCACGGTCACGTCGAGACCGTCCACTCCTTCACCAACGACCAGAACCTCATCGACAACTTCCACAAGGGCACCCGCCGTGGCCGTGCCGCCTCCCTCAACATGGTCCTCACCGAGACCGGCGCCGCCAAGGCCGTCTCCAAGGCCCTGCCGGAGTTCGAGGGCAAGCTCACCGGCAACGCCATCCGCGTCCCCACCCCGAACGTCTCCATGGCGGTGCTCAACCTCACCCTGGAGAAGGAGGTCGACCGCGAGGAGGTCAACAACTTCCTGCGCAAGGTCTCCCTGCACTCCGACCTGCGCCAGCAGATCTCCTACATCAACTCCCCGGAGGTCGTGTCCACCGACTTCGTCGGCAGCACCCACGCCGGCATCGTCGACGGCCTGGCCACCATCGCCTCCGGCAAGCACCTCGTGCTCTACGTCTGGTACGACAACGAGTTCGGCTACTCCAACCAGGTCATCCGCATCGTCGAGGAGGTCGCCGGCGCCCGCCCGGAGATCTACCCGCGTCGCCTGGAGGCCTCTGAGCTGAAGTAG
- a CDS encoding MFS transporter: MRRLQMAAILVGGFVGPFTGQALAVVLTEFAATFGISVGQAAWTISAYLFPLATMMLVSGRLVRRFPPHRVVLTAYAVTLPMALMLLITPSWGLFLACYSTIGFANAFTLPVLQNILRELTPPGELGRALGTYAAMQSLGMLSAPLVAGVSSLVSWRLTFLVTAASAAFILLVRLPKVPAPVASPQRVRGRVEWGPTLIHMATGFIVGAGIIGLAAVTALHVGDAFGLGPAGRGVVVMCGGTAAFLASRQIGAMADRHGARAVLIGSGLLAALALLLLPLAPWVWAAALMWAAAVMAGQGMQATVNLAVISAPGGPSLISTVQAFRFFGSAAAPATFLPIYLGVGPVAFWVAAAALVLAAGAQRLIPQKV; encoded by the coding sequence ATGAGAAGACTGCAGATGGCGGCGATCCTGGTGGGCGGGTTCGTCGGACCCTTCACCGGGCAGGCGCTGGCTGTGGTGCTCACCGAGTTCGCCGCGACCTTCGGCATCAGCGTCGGCCAGGCGGCGTGGACCATCTCCGCGTACCTCTTCCCGCTGGCGACGATGATGCTCGTCTCCGGACGGCTGGTACGCCGCTTCCCGCCGCACCGCGTCGTGCTCACCGCCTACGCCGTGACGCTGCCGATGGCGCTCATGCTGCTGATCACCCCCTCGTGGGGACTGTTCCTCGCCTGCTACTCGACGATCGGTTTCGCCAACGCCTTCACCCTCCCCGTCCTGCAGAACATCCTCCGCGAACTCACCCCACCCGGCGAGCTGGGCAGGGCGCTGGGCACCTACGCCGCCATGCAGTCCCTCGGCATGCTCTCCGCCCCGCTCGTCGCCGGTGTGTCCAGCCTGGTGAGCTGGCGGCTCACCTTCCTGGTCACCGCCGCCTCCGCCGCCTTCATCCTCCTCGTCCGCCTGCCGAAGGTGCCGGCGCCGGTGGCCTCCCCGCAGCGGGTCCGGGGACGGGTCGAATGGGGGCCCACCCTCATCCACATGGCCACCGGATTCATCGTCGGCGCCGGCATCATCGGCCTGGCGGCCGTGACGGCCCTCCACGTCGGCGACGCCTTCGGACTCGGACCCGCCGGCCGCGGCGTGGTGGTCATGTGCGGTGGCACCGCCGCCTTCCTCGCCTCCCGTCAGATCGGGGCCATGGCGGACCGCCACGGCGCGCGGGCGGTCCTCATCGGCAGCGGGCTGCTCGCCGCGCTGGCGCTCCTCCTCCTGCCGCTGGCCCCGTGGGTGTGGGCGGCCGCGCTCATGTGGGCGGCGGCCGTCATGGCGGGGCAGGGGATGCAGGCGACGGTCAACCTGGCGGTCATCAGCGCGCCGGGCGGGCCCTCCCTGATCTCCACGGTGCAGGCCTTCCGCTTCTTCGGCTCCGCGGCGGCGCCGGCGACCTTCCTGCCGATCTACCTGGGCGTCGGCCCGGTGGCGTTCTGGGTGGCGGCGGCCGCGCTGGTCCTGGCCGCCGGGGCGCAGCGGCTCATTCCGCAGAAGGTGTGA
- a CDS encoding maleylpyruvate isomerase family mycothiol-dependent enzyme, whose product MGSFHDLSIEERLNLTRRGTAHYSGQLALIDNADFGRDTLLPGWTVAHLAAHVAYNANALCNLMEWAETGVEKPMYPSPQARGEEIDFGATLIPDAIRNLHDHTLVRLDVAWRDATDEAWQAEVRTAQGRTVPASETLWMRAREVWIHSVDLDVNAGFSDIPEVILETLVPEIAAKWRGAGDGAGLVLVPEGNERIEVSPGEDTVEIHGSWAGLARWASGRGDRGVTSPQGEVPAPPRWL is encoded by the coding sequence ATGGGCTCCTTCCACGATCTGTCCATCGAGGAGCGCCTCAACCTGACCCGCCGTGGCACCGCCCACTACTCGGGCCAGCTGGCGCTCATCGACAACGCCGATTTCGGCCGTGACACCCTCCTGCCGGGCTGGACCGTGGCGCACCTGGCCGCGCACGTGGCCTACAACGCCAACGCCCTGTGCAACCTGATGGAATGGGCGGAGACGGGCGTGGAGAAGCCCATGTACCCCTCCCCGCAGGCACGTGGCGAGGAGATCGACTTCGGCGCCACCCTCATCCCCGACGCCATCCGCAACCTGCACGACCACACCCTGGTCCGCCTGGACGTCGCCTGGCGCGACGCCACCGACGAGGCCTGGCAGGCCGAGGTGAGGACCGCGCAGGGACGCACCGTCCCCGCCTCGGAGACGCTGTGGATGCGCGCCCGCGAGGTGTGGATCCATTCCGTCGACCTCGACGTCAACGCCGGTTTCAGCGACATCCCGGAGGTGATCCTGGAGACGCTGGTCCCGGAGATCGCCGCCAAGTGGCGCGGTGCCGGTGACGGTGCGGGCCTGGTGCTCGTGCCCGAGGGCAACGAGCGCATCGAGGTCTCCCCCGGTGAGGACACCGTGGAGATCCACGGCAGCTGGGCCGGCCTGGCCCGCTGGGCTTCCGGCCGCGGCGACCGCGGCGTGACCTCCCCGCAGGGCGAGGTCCCCGCTCCCCCGCGCTGGCTGTAG
- a CDS encoding DNA alkylation repair protein, whose protein sequence is MTTAPIESALRPLADPGRAVGMAAYMRDQFAFLGVGAVERRKATRGLLPRTLDRELVDALWALPEREFQYVACDHLRTAESAPADWLRTLVTTRSWWDTVDALAAPVGRSCTPEQMRAWARDDNLWVRRAAILHQLKRREATDTALLAEILAANLGSGEFFIDKALGWALREYSRTDPAWVRAFLDTHRVAALTRREASRYLEPPTGA, encoded by the coding sequence GTGACCACTGCACCCATCGAATCGGCGCTGCGTCCCCTGGCTGATCCCGGGCGGGCCGTCGGCATGGCCGCCTACATGCGGGATCAGTTCGCGTTTCTGGGGGTGGGGGCAGTGGAACGTCGCAAAGCAACGCGGGGACTGCTCCCCCGCACCCTCGACCGGGAGCTTGTCGACGCCCTCTGGGCCCTCCCCGAGCGCGAGTTCCAGTACGTCGCGTGCGACCACCTGCGGACGGCGGAGTCCGCACCTGCGGACTGGCTGCGGACCCTGGTGACCACGAGGTCGTGGTGGGACACCGTCGACGCCCTGGCCGCGCCCGTCGGCCGGTCGTGCACCCCGGAGCAGATGCGGGCCTGGGCGCGCGACGACAACCTGTGGGTCCGGCGGGCGGCGATCCTGCACCAGCTGAAGCGCCGGGAGGCCACCGACACGGCACTGCTCGCGGAGATCCTCGCCGCGAACCTGGGGTCGGGTGAGTTCTTCATCGACAAGGCGCTCGGCTGGGCGTTGCGCGAGTACTCGAGGACGGATCCGGCGTGGGTGCGCGCGTTCCTGGACACGCACAGGGTGGCGGCGTTGACGCGGCGGGAGGCCTCGAGATATTTGGAGCCCCCTACCGGCGCGTGA
- a CDS encoding fumarylacetoacetate hydrolase family protein, with amino-acid sequence MRLATIRSTQGTFAARVESDTTAVRIDGYAGVGDLLQEDNWREIATQASGDAVSFEPADLEAVVPAPRKIVCVGLNYANHIREMGRELPEVPTLFIKFPDALTGPFDDVLVPGYATAALDWEGELAVIIGKRARRVKEADAAEHIAGYAVMNDYTMRDYQYRTLQWHQGKSLEKSAGFGPWMTTADSFELGGELATYLGDEKMQSTPTDDLVFSPAQLIEFISHIYPLDPGDVIVTGTPGGVGHARDPKRYIGDGDVVKIEIDGLGHIANKTVFE; translated from the coding sequence ATGCGTCTCGCCACCATCCGCTCCACCCAGGGCACCTTCGCCGCCCGCGTCGAGTCCGACACCACCGCCGTCCGCATCGACGGTTACGCCGGCGTCGGTGACCTGCTGCAGGAGGACAACTGGCGTGAGATCGCCACGCAGGCCTCCGGCGACGCCGTCTCCTTCGAGCCCGCCGACCTCGAGGCCGTCGTCCCGGCCCCGCGGAAGATCGTGTGCGTCGGCCTGAACTACGCGAACCACATCAGGGAGATGGGCCGCGAGCTCCCGGAGGTGCCGACCCTGTTCATCAAGTTCCCCGACGCCCTGACCGGCCCCTTCGACGACGTCCTCGTCCCCGGGTACGCCACCGCCGCGCTCGACTGGGAGGGTGAGCTGGCCGTCATCATCGGTAAGCGGGCCCGCCGCGTCAAGGAGGCCGACGCGGCCGAGCACATCGCCGGCTACGCCGTCATGAACGACTACACCATGCGCGACTACCAGTACCGCACCCTCCAGTGGCACCAGGGCAAGTCCCTGGAGAAGAGCGCCGGCTTCGGCCCGTGGATGACCACCGCCGACTCCTTCGAGCTGGGCGGTGAGCTGGCCACCTACCTCGGCGACGAGAAGATGCAGAGCACCCCGACCGACGACCTGGTGTTCAGCCCGGCCCAGCTCATCGAGTTCATCTCGCACATCTACCCGCTCGACCCGGGTGACGTCATCGTCACCGGTACGCCGGGTGGCGTCGGGCACGCCCGTGACCCGAAGCGCTACATCGGCGACGGCGACGTCGTGAAGATCGAGATCGACGGCCTCGGGCACATCGCCAACAAGACGGTGTTCGAGTAA
- a CDS encoding 50S ribosomal protein L25/general stress protein Ctc yields MAKYPTLTAAPRDEFGKGFARRLRVAGRVPGVIYSAGAENVHFSVDRVEFTAVVRNQGVNAVVELDIDGEKHLTMIKHIDQNVLTLDIDHLDMLGIKRGERVEVEVPVIAEGEVYSGAMLIQEVDTILVEADVLEIPEEIVVSVEGIEAGNVINAGDITLPEDVTLVDDAELLVFNITFEEVADVPEEGEEATEDAVGEAGKDEAAEGEE; encoded by the coding sequence ATGGCAAAGTACCCCACCCTGACCGCTGCCCCCCGTGACGAGTTCGGCAAGGGCTTCGCCCGTCGTCTGCGTGTCGCCGGCCGTGTCCCGGGCGTCATCTACTCCGCCGGTGCCGAGAACGTCCACTTCTCCGTGGACCGCGTCGAGTTCACCGCCGTCGTGCGTAACCAGGGCGTCAACGCCGTCGTCGAGCTCGACATCGACGGCGAGAAGCACCTCACCATGATCAAGCACATCGACCAGAACGTGCTGACCCTGGACATCGACCACCTCGACATGCTCGGCATCAAGCGCGGCGAACGCGTCGAGGTCGAGGTCCCGGTCATCGCCGAGGGCGAGGTCTACTCCGGCGCCATGCTCATCCAGGAGGTCGACACCATCCTGGTCGAGGCCGACGTCCTCGAGATCCCGGAGGAGATCGTCGTGTCCGTCGAGGGCATCGAGGCCGGCAACGTCATCAACGCCGGTGACATCACCCTGCCGGAGGACGTCACCCTGGTCGACGACGCCGAGCTGCTCGTCTTCAACATCACCTTCGAGGAGGTCGCCGACGTTCCGGAGGAGGGCGAGGAGGCCACCGAAGACGCTGTCGGCGAGGCCGGCAAGGACGAGGCTGCCGAGGGCGAGGAGTAG
- the pth gene encoding aminoacyl-tRNA hydrolase: MTDSPLLIVGLGNPGAKYADTRHNIGVMLLDELASRITPVPASFAVHKRTNTEVAEVRHRGRRLVLARTRGYMNVSGGPVKALATFFRIAPGDIIVAHDELELDFGEHRLRTGGGDHGHNGLKSVTKSLGTKEYQRLALGIGRPPGRMDPAAFVLKPFTRQEAGELPFLLSDAADELERAL, translated from the coding sequence GTGACTGATTCTCCACTTCTCATCGTCGGCCTGGGTAACCCGGGCGCGAAGTACGCCGACACCCGCCACAACATCGGCGTCATGCTTCTCGACGAGCTCGCCTCCCGCATCACCCCCGTCCCCGCCAGCTTCGCCGTGCACAAGCGCACGAACACCGAGGTCGCCGAGGTCCGTCATCGCGGCCGTCGCCTCGTGCTGGCCCGGACCCGCGGCTACATGAACGTCTCCGGTGGACCGGTGAAGGCACTGGCGACCTTCTTCAGGATCGCCCCCGGCGACATCATCGTCGCCCACGACGAACTCGAGCTGGACTTCGGCGAGCACCGCCTCCGCACCGGCGGCGGCGACCACGGCCACAACGGCCTGAAGTCCGTGACCAAGTCGCTGGGAACGAAGGAGTACCAGCGCCTGGCGCTCGGCATCGGCCGTCCGCCCGGGCGTATGGACCCCGCCGCCTTCGTGCTCAAGCCCTTCACCCGCCAGGAGGCCGGGGAGCTGCCCTTCCTGCTCTCCGACGCCGCCGACGAACTCGAACGCGCCCTCTGA
- a CDS encoding FAD-dependent monooxygenase, whose translation MTQHILQASAELRGQRFIIAGGGIGGAAGALALSLRGADVTLYERAPEFKEVGAGLQIGPHGVRMLEKWGLKDKVFAAGYLPERMQFRDAITTEPILTMDFDEDFQRHYGGRYLVIHRSDLLSILVEAAQEAGATLHNGVQVLGADTHADGVTVHIEHRAEGTREDVEADILVAFDGIHSVFRGEIVRDEPVPSAYVAYRGTSELPTDPDMSGLKDVIGYIGPRCHFIQYPLRHGELLNQVAVFQSPRYLKALTEGTEVPDDWGNNEEFRTAFDHTHEFIQGRLGSMWLDTWWQMSDREPLDNWVVSDRIIVMGDAAHPPLQYLASGAVMAMEDAECLALYASQAAAKGELDWPSVLAEVSGERAPRCARIQITGRFWGELWHVDGVSRLIRNETFRQAGRTSWYRYVDWLWGYDAGRREYLRDPSKGELPEELQEWEYQIHKIIARREGEAAPEELTI comes from the coding sequence ATGACCCAGCACATCCTGCAGGCCTCCGCGGAACTCCGGGGCCAGCGGTTCATCATCGCCGGCGGCGGCATCGGCGGCGCCGCCGGCGCCCTCGCCCTGTCGCTGCGCGGCGCCGACGTCACCCTCTACGAGCGTGCCCCCGAGTTCAAGGAGGTCGGCGCGGGCCTGCAGATCGGCCCGCACGGCGTGAGGATGCTCGAGAAGTGGGGCCTGAAGGACAAGGTCTTCGCGGCCGGCTACCTCCCGGAGCGCATGCAGTTCCGTGACGCCATCACCACCGAACCGATCCTCACCATGGATTTCGACGAGGACTTCCAGCGGCACTACGGCGGCCGCTACCTGGTGATCCACCGCTCCGACCTGCTGTCCATCCTCGTGGAGGCCGCGCAGGAGGCCGGCGCCACCCTGCACAACGGCGTGCAGGTGCTCGGTGCCGACACCCACGCCGACGGCGTGACCGTCCATATCGAGCACCGCGCCGAGGGCACCCGGGAGGACGTCGAGGCCGACATCCTCGTCGCCTTCGACGGCATCCACTCCGTGTTCCGCGGTGAGATCGTCCGGGACGAACCCGTCCCCTCCGCCTACGTCGCCTACCGCGGCACCTCCGAGCTGCCGACCGACCCGGACATGAGCGGCCTCAAGGACGTCATCGGCTACATCGGCCCGCGCTGCCACTTCATCCAGTACCCGCTGCGCCACGGGGAACTGCTCAACCAGGTCGCTGTCTTCCAGTCACCGCGCTATCTCAAGGCGCTGACCGAGGGCACCGAGGTCCCCGACGACTGGGGCAACAACGAGGAGTTCCGCACCGCCTTCGACCACACCCACGAGTTCATCCAGGGCCGCCTCGGCAGCATGTGGCTGGACACCTGGTGGCAGATGTCCGACCGCGAGCCGCTGGACAACTGGGTCGTCTCCGACCGCATCATCGTCATGGGCGACGCCGCGCACCCGCCGCTGCAGTACCTGGCCTCCGGTGCCGTCATGGCCATGGAGGACGCCGAGTGCCTCGCGCTCTACGCCTCCCAGGCGGCCGCGAAGGGTGAGCTCGACTGGCCTTCCGTGTTGGCGGAGGTCTCCGGTGAGCGCGCCCCGCGGTGTGCCCGCATCCAGATCACAGGTCGTTTCTGGGGGGAGCTGTGGCACGTCGACGGCGTCTCCCGCCTGATCCGCAACGAGACCTTCCGCCAGGCCGGCCGCACGTCCTGGTACCGCTACGTCGACTGGCTGTGGGGCTACGACGCCGGGCGTCGCGAGTATCTCCGTGACCCCTCGAAGGGGGAGCTGCCGGAGGAGCTGCAGGAGTGGGAGTACCAGATCCACAAGATCATCGCCCGGCGCGAGGGGGAGGCGGCCCCGGAGGAGCTCACCATCTAG
- a CDS encoding cupin domain-containing protein, whose amino-acid sequence MTESTDYAARHVEFTAPEPTPEEQAELDSMYARMDELHMKPLWNQIGGLMPNAPEPQAVAHRWDWSELITLARRASDLVPVGRGGERRAIGLANPGLGGPTYIAPTLWAAIQYLAPGENAPAHRHSQNAFRFVLEGEGVWTVVNGDAVPMRRGDLLLTPGWNFHGHHNIATEPMAWLDGLDIPFAHQMDSGFFEYGSERLTDESTPDHSRSERLWAHPGLRPVAFPGQASASPLGRYAWEHTDAALRDQLALEDAGFPGVVGPGHAAIRYTNPTTGGDVMSTIRAEFHRLRPGAVTTPVHEVGNRVFQVFEGSATIRIGDEVFGLNHGDVVNVPSWRPWSLEAGPEGVDLFCFSDHPIFEKLDLARTYTPEGI is encoded by the coding sequence ATGACTGAGAGCACCGACTACGCCGCCCGGCACGTCGAGTTCACCGCCCCCGAGCCGACCCCGGAGGAGCAGGCCGAACTCGACTCCATGTACGCCCGGATGGACGAACTCCACATGAAGCCCCTGTGGAACCAGATCGGCGGCCTCATGCCGAACGCGCCGGAGCCGCAGGCAGTCGCCCACCGCTGGGACTGGTCCGAGCTGATCACCCTGGCCCGGCGCGCCAGCGACCTCGTCCCCGTCGGTCGCGGCGGCGAGCGACGCGCCATCGGCCTGGCCAACCCGGGTCTCGGCGGCCCGACGTACATCGCCCCCACCCTGTGGGCCGCGATCCAGTACCTGGCCCCGGGAGAGAACGCCCCGGCGCACCGCCACTCCCAGAACGCCTTCCGCTTCGTCCTCGAGGGCGAGGGGGTGTGGACGGTCGTCAACGGTGACGCCGTCCCGATGCGCCGCGGTGACCTCCTGCTCACCCCGGGCTGGAACTTCCACGGCCACCACAACATCGCCACCGAGCCGATGGCCTGGCTGGACGGCCTGGACATCCCCTTCGCCCACCAGATGGACAGCGGATTCTTCGAGTACGGCTCCGAGCGGCTCACCGACGAGTCCACCCCGGACCACTCCCGCTCCGAGCGCCTGTGGGCCCACCCGGGCCTGCGGCCGGTCGCGTTCCCGGGCCAGGCCTCCGCGTCGCCCCTCGGCCGTTACGCCTGGGAGCACACCGACGCCGCGCTCCGGGATCAGCTCGCCCTCGAGGACGCCGGTTTCCCCGGCGTCGTCGGCCCGGGGCACGCCGCGATCCGCTACACCAACCCGACGACCGGTGGCGACGTCATGTCGACCATCCGCGCCGAATTCCACCGCCTGCGTCCCGGGGCCGTGACCACCCCGGTCCACGAGGTCGGCAACCGTGTCTTCCAGGTCTTCGAGGGCTCCGCCACCATCAGGATCGGTGACGAGGTCTTCGGTCTGAACCACGGCGACGTCGTCAATGTCCCGTCCTGGCGGCCCTGGTCCCTCGAGGCCGGCCCCGAGGGCGTGGATCTGTTCTGCTTCTCCGACCACCCCATCTTTGAGAAGCTGGACCTGGCCCGTACCTACACTCCGGAAGGAATCTGA
- a CDS encoding IclR family transcriptional regulator: protein MSLSPTHGSPPREFLQSVDLALTLILLLRDQGTLTISTAAATLGVSPSTVHRSMAMLVYRGFATRSESRTYLPGPALSSSSLEPGVGSEPTAACLPHMQAIAAETAETVHLMVLVGNKVHFLHTVEGTHPVRVGIRRGQAMPAEQNSGGLVMLAERSAAELRALYPSLPDAEFESLRRQLHRTRSRGFSINNGLYEHDVSAVGVCLRNDLGDVLGAVTVATPTSRFRGTHRRCAEVLLKHSRDLNRRLEELRIAPLTFKG from the coding sequence ATGAGCCTCAGCCCCACTCACGGGTCACCCCCACGCGAGTTCCTGCAGTCCGTGGACCTCGCCCTCACCCTCATCCTGCTGCTACGGGACCAGGGCACCCTGACCATCTCGACGGCCGCCGCCACGCTCGGCGTGAGCCCCTCCACGGTCCACCGCTCCATGGCGATGCTCGTGTACCGCGGCTTCGCCACGCGCAGCGAGTCCCGCACCTACCTCCCCGGCCCGGCGCTGTCGTCGTCCAGCCTGGAGCCGGGCGTCGGCAGTGAGCCCACCGCCGCCTGCCTGCCCCACATGCAGGCCATCGCGGCGGAGACCGCGGAGACGGTCCACCTCATGGTGCTGGTGGGCAACAAGGTGCACTTCCTGCACACGGTGGAGGGCACCCACCCGGTGCGTGTCGGCATCCGCCGAGGTCAGGCCATGCCCGCCGAGCAGAACTCCGGTGGCCTGGTCATGCTCGCCGAGCGCTCGGCCGCCGAGCTGCGGGCCCTGTACCCCTCGCTCCCCGACGCCGAGTTCGAGTCCCTGCGCCGCCAGCTCCACCGCACGCGCAGCCGCGGGTTCTCCATCAACAACGGCCTCTACGAGCACGACGTCTCGGCCGTGGGGGTGTGCCTGCGCAATGACCTCGGCGACGTCCTGGGGGCCGTCACGGTGGCCACGCCGACGAGCCGCTTCCGGGGCACGCACCGGCGGTGCGCGGAGGTGCTGCTGAAGCACTCCCGCGACCTCAACCGCCGCCTGGAGGAGCTCCGCATCGCCCCGCTGACGTTCAAGGGGTGA